The following are encoded in a window of Phragmites australis chromosome 22, lpPhrAust1.1, whole genome shotgun sequence genomic DNA:
- the LOC133904571 gene encoding uncharacterized protein LOC133904571, with protein sequence MPYSSDVRSQSAKNTDDISGAFSGMNSLPNSSKESTEYNQLELQKKIIGNKKIGFGSGLNRDDGGCSATVGGPLARLHGPAKQRMVKALSAQPYYPVFPASQDASSSSSSQQTKVVNQMLAFPEHHQGIYPAHPSLQSSIEGNTTFMALHFEEPHYQENVSLTDGPSILGMNRGGDSNLDINKDYTVGVSNDMPRMDLQDETVTGKTDFDQMNCQRSIDHRENTAFHSLGTNSEFSRAPTFLHQRSSEFTQLNSPAIKGSASSGSSLIRPGPQPSGYSPCPTLPPRVAAHGSAVSATSQQPQVIKPSYQENVDFAELSSQGVDEMGLGRAENPGMLIAQKLHKIDGNSMTLQAMILRDKKGRSFRRGSSEDVLKMMWFHEMCIRALFDDIPAIIMDRLAQMKDFCSGVTMGMERSRSPNHSAAAVSSPTISGTPSYYALKIYSHAKKLYLCPMMVKLLLLVVFCSIDQFGSRFIQEKIATATPEEKDMVFIEIIPRVAELVTDAFANYVIQKLMEHGAPSHRSIIAEFLVGNVLRLSCHKHGCRVIQRAIEFGDLDQKIRIAKELDGNILRCIDDQNANHVVQKCIEHVPRQHIKFIFKSMYGRVVDLSAHPYGCRVIQGILEHCDDPSIQKVILSEIMEQVYWLAKDKYGNYIVQHLLQHGIPPLQSAIIRIFAGRVMSMSQGKFSSNVIEKCLMHGNYEEKQMIINEVLGSGGGTDALVVMVDDPYANYVVQKVIETCEDWQRGMILGRLRTHLREMSHHTYGRHVVARVEKLIRAGGRLPDSSGELETGLLRPEQRKFRPVPTMAYKNQEAMLWMLFTTKDGEEVEVPEPDWWEIQGHCNSRTDYVLTPHSLSVNLGHLSSHV encoded by the exons ATGCCATATTCATCAGATGTTCGATCTCAATCAGCCAAAAATACTGATGACATCTCTGGAGCCTTCTCAGGAATGAACTCATTGCCAAACAGTTCCAAAGAAAGCACTGAATACAACCAACTAGAGCTTCAGAAGAAAATAATTGGTAATAAGAAAATTGGATTTGGCTCTGGACTGAACAGGGATGATGGTGGATGTTCAGCAACAGTTGGAGGTCCATTGGCCAGATTACATGGTCCAGCTAAGCAACGTATGGTGAAGGCTCTTTCTGCTCAGCCGTACTACCCTGTATTTCCTGCCTCACAGGATGCTAGTTCCAGTTCATCTTCCCAACAGACTAAAGTGGTCAATCAGATGTTAGCATTTCCAGAACATCATCAAGGTATATATCCTGCCCATCCTTCATTGCAATCAAGCATTGAAGGCAATACCACATTTATGGCACTTCATTTCGAAGAGCCGCATTACCAAGAAAATGTCAGTTTGACTGATGGTCCTAGTATTTTGGGAATGAACCGTGGTGGAGATAGCAATCTAGACATCAACAAGGATTATACTGTTGGTGTATCTAACGACATGCCAAGGATGGATTTGCAGGATGAAACAGTGACAGGGAAAACTGATTTTGACCAGATGAATTGCCAGAGATCAATTGATCATCGTGAAAATACTGCATTTCATTCTCTTGGCACAAATTCTGAGTTTTCAAGAGCACCAACTTTTCTGCACCAGAGAAGCTCTGAGTTCACACAATTGAACAGCCCTGCTATCAAAGGTTCAGCAAGCTCTGGGAGTTCATTGATCAGACCAGGACCACAACCGAGTGGATACAGTCCCTGTCCCACCTTGCCACCAAGGGTTGCAGCACATGGAAGTGCAGTCAGTGCCACGTCTCAGCAACCTCAAGTCATAAAGCCAAGTTACCAAGAGAATGTTGATTTTGCAGAATTGAGTTCTCAAGGCGTTGATGAAATGGGCCTTGGTAGAGCTGAAAATCCAGGCATGTTGATTGCTCAGAAGCTTCATAAGATCGATGGCAATTCAATGACGCTTCAAGCAATGATATTGCGTGATAAAAAAGGGCGCTCTTTCAGGAGGGGATCAAGTGAGGATGTTTTGAAAATGATGTGGTTTCATGAGATGTGCATTCGTGCACTGTTTGATGATATCCCAGCCATTATCATGGATAGATTAGCACAAATGAAAGATTTCTGCTCTGGTGTTACTATGGGAATGGAGAGGTCACGTTCTCCAAATCATTCAGCAGCTGCAGTTTCTTCTCCTACTATTTCTGGCACTCCGAG TTATTATGCACTAAAGATTTATTCGCATGCCAAGAAGCTGTACCTGTGTCCCATGATGGTTAAGTTGCTCCTTTTGGTTGTGTTTTGCAGCATTGATCAGTTTGGGAGCCGCTTTATACAGGAGAAGATTGCTACAGCGACACCTGAAGAGAAAGATATGGTTTTCATAGAAATCATACCTCGTGTTGCTGAACTGGTGACCGACGCCTTCGCAAACTATGTGATCCAAAAG CTTATGGAGCACGGAGCCCCCAGTCACAGAAGTATAATTGCTGAGTTCCTTGTGGGGAATGTGTTGCGCCTAAGCTGTCACAAGCATGGATGTCGAGTAATCCAAAGG GCTATCGAATTTGGTGATCTTGATCAGAAGATACGAATTGCCAAGGAGCTCGACGGCAATATCCTCAGATGTATAGATGACCAAAATGCTAACCATGTTGTCCAGAAATGCATCGAACATGTGCCACGACAACACATAAAATTCATTTTTAAGAGCATGTATGGGCGTGTCGTGGATTTATCGGCTCATCCATACGGATGTCGTGTCATTCAG GGAATTTTGGAGCACTGTGACGATCCATCAATCCAGAAGGTTATTCTATCTGAGATTATGGAGCAAGTTTACTGGTTGGCGAAAGACAAATATGGTAACTATATCGTGCAG CACCTTCTGCAGCATGGAATTCCCCCTCTGCAATCTGCAATTATAAGGATATTTGCTGGGAGGGTTATGTCCATGAGCCAGGGAAAATTTTCCTCTAATGTCATTGAGAAGTGTCTAATGCATGGAAACTATGAGGAAAagcaaatgattattaatgAGGTCCTCGGCTCCGGTGGAGGCACTGATGCCCTTGTG GTCATGGTGGATGATCCATACGCCAACTACGTCGTGCAAAAGGTGATAGAGACCTGCGAAGATTGGCAGCGCGGGATGATCCTTGGGCGCCTGAGGACCCATCTCCGTGAGATGAGCCACCATACCTACGGGAGGCACGTTGTAGCACGCGTGGAGAAACTCATCCGAGCTGGGG GCCGCCTCCCAGACTCCTCCGGGGAGCTAGAAACGGGCCTGCTGCGACCTGAACAAAGGAAGTTCAGACCTGTGCCCACAATGGCATATAAGAATCAGGAGGCAATGCTATGGATGCTGTTCACCACAAAggatggagaggaggttgaggttCCTGAGCCAGACTGGTGGGAGATCCAAGGCCATTGTAATAGCAGAACAGATTATGTTCTTACTCCACACAGCTTGTCTGTAAATCTGGGTCATCTTTCTTCTCATGTGTAA